One genomic segment of Sminthopsis crassicaudata isolate SCR6 chromosome 2, ASM4859323v1, whole genome shotgun sequence includes these proteins:
- the LOC141558143 gene encoding C2 calcium-dependent domain-containing protein 4A-like: MRLLEKLRDSTGASTAVEPEKAAMALMSKSPAGSPFCNVLTPGRIPAFCIPPRLPPHTTPAFQPLGASASTPRRCTVEPDMWPHSRNLSCRAGEEGLRPGVVGAREDPDLTDWDPRSQAALSLQHLPRRPTSYGFCALLESPNTRRKESLFLGGSAAAAALLLQPPRPRAHTYCGGGGGGGGGTCNPRGRRGALVGPDSASSSSSSVSSSPCASPRPRDAPAPRSRSRRRCRRLLRAPEGLLGRALRAGGSRVLARARSVSSAEDDDEDSDAAPDAGRVSNSAGPGAPSSPPPPSALGPPRERPEAESTVTLGHHGGALHLATQYCPASRRLRIRLLRAEGLYSGTAEPGAIGCRVSVTLVPPGKPRKQRSAVIRRSPNPVFNEDFFFDGLSEEDLRRTAVRVKAENKGRGLERDRLLGRAELELSSILL; the protein is encoded by the coding sequence ATGCGACTTTTAGAGAAACTCCGAGATTCCACGGGGGCGAGCACGGCCGTGGAGCCCGAGAAGGCAGCTATGGCTCTCATGTCCAAGAGCCCGGCGGGCTCTCCTTTCTGCAACGTGCTCACTCCAGGGCGCATCCCGGCTTTCTGCATCCCACCCCGGCTACCTCCCCACACCACTCCTGCCTTCCAGCCCCTTGGAGCTTCTGCCTCCACTCCTCGACGTTGCACAGTGGAGCCCGATATGTGGCCTCACAGTCGGAACTTAAGCTGCAGAGCCGGGGAGGAGGGGCTGCGGCCAGGCGTAGTGGGAGCCCGGGAGGACCCGGACCTCACGGACTGGGACCCGCGCTCGCAGGCCGCGCTCTCGCTGCAGCACCTGCCGCGCCGGCCCACCTCGTACGGCTTCTGCGCGCTGCTGGAGAGCCCCAACACCCGCCGGAAGGAGTCCCTTTTCCTTGGGGGCTCTGCAGCCGCTGCCGCCCTTCTTCTGCAGCCCCCGCGCCCGCGGGCTCACACCTactgcggcggcggcggcggcggcggtggcggcaCCTGCAACCCACGAGGGCGGAGGGGCGCCCTAGTCGGGCCCGACAGcgcctcctcttcctcttcttctgttAGCTCGTCCCCCTGCGCTTCCCCGCGGCCCCGAGACGCTCCCGCCCCGCGTTCCCGGAGCCGCCGGCGCTGCCGCCGCCTCCTCCGCGCCCCCGAGGGGCTCCTGGGCCGGGCGCTGCGAGCCGGGGGGAGCCGCGTTCTGGCCCGAGCCCGCTCCGTCTCCAGCGCGGAGGACGACGACGAGGACTCCGATGCCGCGCCGGACGCAGGCCGCGTCTCCAACTCCGCGGGGCCGGGGGCTCCGTCCTCCCCGCCGCCCCCCTCCGCTCTGGGCCCACCGCGGGAGCGCCCGGAGGCCGAGAGCACCGTGACCCTGGGCCACCACGGCGGCGCCCTGCACTTGGCCACCCAGTACTGTCCGGCGTCCCGGCGGCTGCGCATCCGCCTGCTCCGAGCCGAGGGGCTGTACAGCGGCACGGCCGAGCCGGGGGCCATCGGCTGCAGGGTCAGCGTCACCTTGGTGCCCCCGGGGAAGCCGCGCAAGCAGCGCAGCGCCGTGATCCGGCGGAGCCCAAACCCAGTGTTTAACGAGGACTTCTTCTTCGACGGACTGTCCGAGGAGGACCTGCGCCGCACGGCGGTGAGGGTCAAGGCCGAGAACAAGGGCCGGGGCCTGGAGCGGGACCGGCTGCTAGGCCGGGCAGAGCTGGAGCTCAGCTCCATCCTTCTCTGA